The Cryptococcus neoformans var. neoformans B-3501A chromosome 4, whole genome shotgun sequence genome has a window encoding:
- a CDS encoding hypothetical protein (Match to ESTs gb|CF188870.1|CF188870, gb|CF188869.1|CF188869; HMMPfam hit to SMC_N, RecF/RecN/SMC N terminal domain, score: 18.3, E(): 3.9e-08), translated as MARTGSRRRIDQLDSDNELARPHQSSQFKRAKTEPGTGDISSSDFNSDNDDAGMDMDDSSDESEYEEPSYEEEALLAAYSDLRRSQKGYVGSASSAGIIKSISLIDFMCHRHLTVDFGPRMNFVVGHNGSGKSAVLTAIAVALGGKANLTGRGTGLKDLIRTGAERAVITITLANSGDSAYRPEVYNPNIVIERTIHSNGSSGYKFKASKDGKTIANKRSELTSISDYFNINIDSPLTVLTQDQSRSFLQNADPSKLYKFFLNGTQLSNLLESYEASSQNIESLVNFIKRQREALPDLKAKVESYKRKIQASKKVMRQKRRNKQLLIELAWSYVIEKEKARDEKKSDVLELREKIEKVQEEIHKTDKELPQVNDAILETESDLKNLDESSKPLALAVRQAKARSQEASKELRSMQSSVAEIEEKIISEKSTLERLERKIEEQLRLNEPEQQEERRRLLQRRAKAEDILSKLQLERPARERERDDKFQAQKRAKEELQSINANLRDVNQSKAQMQRQIQNISRQANSRIAAFGLHIEPLLEEINSTNWKHSKPIGPMGMFVHLEDMRYADVLQVMLGSALCSFAVRDHEDRVKLSNILSKHFARGYRPGNFTARDGARIPTIYRHSGELFDFSNGDLSRHGPTILSKLRIENEEVLRILIDHHNIEKTMLAPTLIEGNRLMDDLLNKNVAQFVTVHCADLMTTSGTKSNRHSGPTNKYRGNPLFALDVGSEIAKCEAQLQDYESQCQQLCNSASMTENRIASLQQDMAKLSAGITDLQKKMIPLEKDLDQTKRKLADMASTEIDTSESIRDDLKERINELEMKLQEHNADIIKQEDVIKQLDADVVQKRAAFDAQAPTKELLLKNLESQVQRRTNILTRQSHWAQSLINYETKLEEAEEILVDLEQNVQEWTNKALDYAPEKINTIKTPAELEAERKALDQSITEASRALGVNLDELTAEYRLQRQRYQKANENIKDLNFLRIVLRKAMTNRHTWWHQTRSHIAIRAKTAFVVFESFRAMEGRLNFDHGHEKLSLVIHNQTTTESQDGTYTQISHYKGAKALSGGERSFSTVSLLLALWSTVPCPIRALDEWDVFLDAANRKVAAKNLMEGARESDGKQYILITPLDMQGIDTSGPDKKVIRMADPERGQGTLNMSR; from the exons ATGGCGCGCACAGGATCAAGACGTCGAATAGACCAACTTGATTCCGATAACGAATTGGCACGTCCTCACCAGAGTTCGCAG TTTAAACGTGCCAAAACGGAACCTGGCACGGGTGATATCTCCTCATCAGATTTCAACTCTGACAATGATGATGCGGGTATGGATATGGATGATTCAAGTGACGAATCGGAGTACGAAGAACCCAGctatgaagaagaagctttACTCGCCGCTTATTCGGATCTGAGGAGAAGCCAGAAAGGTTATGTTGGA tctgcttcttcagctgGTATTATCAAGTCCATATCCCTCATTGATTTCATGTGTCACCGACACTTGACTGTTGATTTCGGACCGAGGATGAATTTTGTTGTCGGCCATAACGGAA GTGGTAAATCCGCAGTTCTGACTGCCATTGCAGTAGCCCTTGGTGGCAAGGCCAATCTCACCGGCCGCGGAACTGGTCTTAAAGATCTGATACGCACAGGTGCAGAGCGTGCTGTCATCACCATTACTTTGGCCAACTCTGGCGATTCTGCTTATCGTCCCGAAGTCTACAATCCTAACATTGTCATCGAACGAACTATACATTCCAATGGTTCCTCCGGATATAAATTTAAGGCGTCAAAAGATGGCAAAACAATCGCAAACAAGAGATCTGAGCTCACTTCTATCTCCGACTATTTCAACATCAACATCGACTCGCCTCTCACAGTCTTAACTCAAGATCAATCTCGAAGTTTCCTACAGAATGCAGACCCCTCCAAACTGTACAAA TTTTTTTTGAACGGTACTCAGCTTTCGAATCTGCTTGAATCATATGAAGCGTCTTCCCAGAACATTGAGTCACTTGTTAACTTCATTAAGCGACAACGAGAAGCTCTTCCAGACCTGAAGGCCAAAGTTGAGAGCTACAAACGAAAGATTCAAGCGTCCAAAAAGGTCATGAggcaaaaaagaaggaacaaaCAACTCTTAATCGAGCTAGCATGGTCTTATGTTAtcgagaaagaaaaa GCTCGAGACGAGAAAAAATCAGACGTCCTCGAATTACGGGAAAAGATAGAAAAGGTCCAAGAAGAGATCCACAAAACTGAT AAAGAGTTGCCCCAAGTAAATGATGCGATCTTGGAGACAGAAAGTGATCTCAAGAATCTTGATGAATCTTCGAAACCACTTGCTTTGGCTGTCAGGCAAGCCAAAGCCAGGTCTCAAGAGGCTAGCAAAGAGCTCAGATCAATGCAG AGCTCCGTTGCGGAGATTGAGGAAAAGATTATCTCAGAAAAAAGTACGCTTGAGCGACTCGAAAGAAAAATTGAGGAACAACTCCGCCTCAATGAGCCAGAACAGCAGGAGGAGCGCAGACGCCTTCTCCAACGTCGGGCTAAAGCGGAGGATATATTGAGCAAACTACAGCTTGAGCGACCTGCCCGTGAAAGAGAACGTGACGACAAGtttcaagctcaaaaaCGAGCTAAAGAGGAACTGCAGTCGATCAACGCCAATTTAAGGGATGTAAATCAGTCAAAAGCTCAAATGCAACGCCAGATACAAAATATCAGTAGACAAGCCAATAGTAGAATAGCCGCTTTTGGTCTTCACATCGAACCTCTGCTCGAGGAAATCAACAGCACAAACTGGAAGCACTCTAAACCGATAGGCCCCATGGGTATGTTTGTTCATCTTGAAGATATGCGTTACGCGGATGTTCTTCAAGTAATGCTCGGATCTGCACTTTGCTCGTTTGCTGTCCGGGACCATGAAGACCGCGTCAAGCTGAGCAACATACTGAGCAAGCATTTCGCGCG AGGATATCGTCCGGGCAACTTTACCGCAAGGGATGGAGCTCGCATTCCTACTATCTATCGGCATTCTGGCGAATTGTTTGACTTTTCCAACGGCGACCTGAGCAGACATGGCCCCACTATATTGAGCAAGTTGCGC AtcgaaaatgaagaagtgCTTCGCATTCTAATCGATCATCATAACATCGAGAAGACTATGCTTGCACCTACTCTTATTGAAGGCAACAGATTGATGGACGATCTCTTGAACAAAAACGTTGCTCAGTTTGTGACAGTCCACTGCGCGGATCTAATGACAACCTCTGGTACTAAATC AAATCGACACTCCGGACCTACTAACAAATATCGAGGCAATCCTCTTTTTGCCCTGGATGTGGGAAGTGAGATTGC GAAATGCGAAGCCCAACTTCAAGACTACGAATCGCAATGTCAACAACTGTGCAACTCCGCTTCTATGACCGAAAATCGCATTGCTTCTCTACAGCAAGACATGGCCAAGCTTTCT GCAGGTATCACCGATTTGCAGAAGAAAATGATCCCTTTAGAAAAAGATCTTGATCAGACCAAAAGAAAGCTGGCAGATATGGCTTCAACTGAAATCGATACTAGCGAATCCATCCGTGAC GActtgaaagaaagaattaaTGAACTTGAAATGAAGCTGCAGGAGCATAATGCGGACATCATCAAGCAGGAAGATGTCATCAAACAGCTAGATGCGGACGTCGTCCAAAAGCGAGCAGCTTTTGATGCCCAGGCTCCGACAAAAGAATTGCTTCTG AAAAATTTAGAGAGCCAAGTACAGCGCAGAACGAATATTCTGACTCGGCAGAGTCACTGGGCCCAATCATTGATCAATTACGAGACCAAGCTCGAGGAGGCAGAGGAAATTTTGGTGGATCTAGAGCAAAATGTCCAG GAATGGACCAATAAAGCACTGGACTATGCTCCTGAAAAAATCAACACCATCAAAACGCCAGCGGAACTGGAAGCTGAGCGAAAGGCCTTGGATCAGTCCATCACCGAAGCTTCCAGAGC CCTCGGCGTCAATTTGGATGAGCTGACCGCCGAATATCGTCTCCAAAGGCAACGATATCAGAAAGCGAATGAAAACATCAAAGATCTGAATTTCCTCCGAATTGTTCTTAGGAAGGCCATGACCAACAGACACACTTGGTGGCATCAAACCCGCAGCCATATTGCTATCCGGGCCAAAACGGCTTTCGTCGTGTTTGAGAGTTTTAGGgcaatggaaggaaggctgAACTTCGACCATGGGCATGAGAAGCTGTCGTTGGTT ATCCATAACCAGACGACCACGGAGTCCCAGGACGGCACTTATACACAGATATCGCATTATAAAGGTGCCAAAGCGCTTTCCGGCGGAGAGCGTTCCTTTTCTACGGTGTCTCTCCTTTTGGCCTTATGGTCTACTGTTCCTTGTCCTATCCGAGCTCTTGACGAATGGGATGTATTTCTAGATGCAGCGAACCGAAAGGTGGCTGCAAAGAACCTAATGGAGGGTGCCAGAGAGAGTGATGGGAAACAGTATATCTTAATTACCCCGTTGGATATGCAGGGTATTGACACCAGTGGACCCGACAAGAAAGTTATCAGGATGGCAGATCCTGAGAGAGGGCA GGGAACACTCAATATGAGTCGATAG
- a CDS encoding hypothetical protein (HMMPfam hit to Adaptin_N, Adaptin N terminal region, score: 440.7, E(): 1.5e-129) has protein sequence MSFKKDDEAGGISFYHDKSTVIQEARVFNESPISPRKCRALLTRIVYLLYTGETFSTQEATTLFFGVTKLFQHKDSALRQMVYLVVKELSTVAEDVIMVTSSIMKDMQPNLEVVYRPNAIRALARIIDAQSVQSVERFFKSALVDRSPSISSASLISSYHLFPLSPTIIKRWSNEAQEAVNAKSVSSYSGASAYFSGGSTGGYQAVASSSYIMQYHALGLLYLIREKDRMAITKMVQQLGASGKGSSIVRNPMAICMLIRFARKIMDEDPNLRKQMHEYLETLLRHKSEMVNIEAARAICETKDVQPGDLYKTIAVLQLFLSSPKPVIKFAAVKTLSKLAQTLPQSVAALNVEMENLITDSNRSIATYAITTLLKTGNEASVDRLMKQISSFMTDITDEFKIIVVDAIRSLCLKFPAKQAVMLSFLSGVLRDEGGYEFKHAVVEAIFDMIKYIQDSRDAALAHLCEFIEDCEFTKLSVRILHLLGIEGPKTRNPTKFIRYIYNRVVLENAVVRAAAVSSLAKFGVCVDDPSVMKSVNVLMRRCLDDVDDEVRDRAAMYIKVLEEKSLADLLVKDEAQFSLANLEEQLMSYVRDNSKHASAFDISAVPKVSREQAHAEMAQTRSSALDVAGPSTAAVITPASPIPSAKEAQSSYAAQLSTIPEFEPYGPVLKSSAKPIELTESETEYVVTAVKHVFRKHVVFQFNVANTIPDTVLEQVAVIMQPSPDCGLIEDFIIPINSLTTQVGQAPVYVSFTRENPQEYAAGSFGCTLKFVSKEVDPSNGQPEEEGYDDEYQVEELDLGAADYITPTFVTFVNEWDKLASSPSLTETFALSSSESLREACRSLIEVLGMLPLGGTDTPTSNSVHTLNLAGLAIPIADGEKSSKVLARCRMTYAPGTGVTIELNVRAEEEEAARLIMAAI, from the exons ATGTCcttcaagaaggatgatgaagcagGTGGAATAT CTTTCTACCACGATAAATCCACTGTCATACAAGAAGCCCGCGTCTTCAACGAATCGCCCATATCTCCCAGGAAATGTAGGGCCCTCTTGACCCGGATCGTATACCTTCTATACACAGGGGAGACTTTCTCCACTCAGGAGGCCACAACCCTTTTCTTTGGTGTTACGAAACTGTTCCAGCACAAGGAT AGTGCACTAAGGCAAATGGTCTATCTGGTCGTCAAAGAGCTGTCTACTGTTGCAGAGGATGTAATCATGGtaacatcttccatcatgaAGGACATGCAGCCCAATTTGGAAGTTGTGTACAGGCCTAACGCCATCCGAGCTCTTGCTAGGATCATTGAT GCGCAATCGGTTCAGTCTGTCGAACGTTTCTTCAAATCGGCCCTTGTGGATCGCTCGccttcaatctcttcagcctctctcatctcctcttaccacctcttcccactcTCCCCCACCATTATCAAACGCTGGTCTAATGAAGCTCAAGAAGCTGTCAACGCAAAGTCTGTCTCTTCATACTCTGGCGCATCTGCATACTTTTCCGGTGGCTCAACAGGAGGTTATCAGGCTGTTGCGAGTTCCAGCTACATCATGCAGTACCACGCATTGGGCCTATTATATCTTATTAGAGAAAAGGATCGTATGGCGATCACCAAGATGGTGCAACAACTCGGTGCAAGCGGGAAGGGGAGCTCTATCGTGAGAAATCCCATGGCAATCTGCATGTTGATTAGATTTGCGAGGAAGATTATGGATGAGGACCCCAA TCTCAGAAAGCAAATGCACGAATATCTTGAGACTTTGCTTCGACACAAATCGGAAATGGTCAACATTGAGGCCGCGCGAGCCATTTGTGAAACGAAAGATGTTCAACCAGGCGACCTTTACAAGACTATCGCGG TATTACAATTATTCTTGAGCTCCCCTAAGCCTGTGATCAAGTTCGCCGCCGTGAAGACTTTAAGCAAGCTTGCGCAAACTCTACCTCAATCCGTTGCTGCGCTCAACGTCGAAATGGAGAACTTGATCACCGACTCCAACAGGAGCATCGCCACGTACGCTATCACCACATTGTTGAAG ACTGGCAACGAAGCTTCTGTTGACAGGCTAATGAAGCAAATTTCGTCGTTCATGACCGATATTACAGACGAATTTAAGATCATCGTTGTTGATGCGATTCGATCACTTTGCCTCAAGTTTCCAGCTAAGCAAGCGGTGAtgctctcttttctttctggCGTGCTAAGGGACGAGGGCGGTTATGAATTCAAGCACGCGGTCGTTGAGGCGATTTTCGACATGATTAAATATATCCAAGACTCTCGCGATGCTG CACTCGCTCACCTTTGCGAGTTCATTGAGGATTGCGAGTTCACAAAGCTTTCTGTTCGTATACTCCACTTGCTCGGTATTGAGGGGCCCAAGACCCGGAACCCGACTAAGTTCATCCGATACATCTATAATCGCGTCGTTCTTGAAAATGCGGTTGTTCGCGCAGCTGCTGTCAGTAGCTTGGCGAAGTTTGGTGTCTGCGTCGATGACCCTTcagtgatgaagagtgtCAACGTGCTTATGAGGAGATGCCTTgatgatgtcgatgatgaggTCAGAGACAGGGCTGCTATGTACATCAAGGTATTGGAGGAAAAATCTTTGGCAGATCTGCTTGTGAAGGATG AAGCTCAATTCTCCCTTGCCAATCTCGAGGAACAACTGATGTCGTACGTCCGAGATAATTCGAAGCACGCTTCGGCATTCGACATCTCTGCAGTGCCTAAAGTCAGTCGCGAACAGGCCCATGCAGAGATGGCTCAGACTCGCTCATCTGCTCTCGATGTCGCCGGCCCCTCTACTGCTGCTGTCATCACCCCAGCCTCCCCCATTCCATCTGCTAAGGAAGCCCAATCGTCGTATGCCGCTCAACTCTCGACCATCCCCGAATTTGAGCCATACGGTCCTGTCCTTAAATCTTCTGCCAAGCCCATCGAGCTCACAGAGTCTGAGACAGAATATGTCGTCACGGCTGTCAAGCACGTCTTCAGGAAGCATGTCGTGTTCCAATTCAATGTTGCCAACACCATTCCCGACACTGTGTTAGAACAAGTCGCTGTTATCATGCAGCCATCGCCTGACTGTGGATTGATAGAAGATTTCATTATTCCTATCAATAGCCTGACAACGCAAGTAGGCCAGGCACCGGTATATGTAAGCTTTACGAGAGAGAATCCACAAGAATATGCGGCCGGATCATTCGGTTGTACTCTCAAATTCGTCAGCAAAGAAGTCGACCCATCCAATGGACagccggaagaagaaggatatgatgatgagtaCCAGGTTGAGGAGCTCGACCTGGGCGCGGCCGAT TATATAACTCCTACCTTCGTTACTTTCGTGAACGAATGGGACAAGTTAGCCTCTTCCCCGTCACTTACCGAAACCTTCGCtctatcttcttccgaaTCCCTTAGAGAGGCTTGTCGATCCCTTATTGAAGTCCTCGGTATGCTTCCCTTAGGTGGCACCGACACGCCTACCTCCAATTCTGTCCACACCCTTAATCTTGCTGGTCTTGCCATCCCTATAGCAGATGGCGAAAAGTCAAGCAAGGTATTAGCCAGATGTAGGATGACTTACGCTCCAGGTACTGGTGTAACAATTGAGCTGAATGTcagagcagaagaggaggaggcggcgCGGTTGATCATGGCTGCCATCTAA
- a CDS encoding hypothetical protein (Match to EST gb|CF187349.1|CF187349; HMMPfam hit to zf-CCHC, Zinc knuckle, score: 180.2, E(): 4.3e-51) translates to MFGAAAVPGSRQGCFKCGNLGHIAENCQAPGRLCYNCREPGHESTNCPQPRSTDGKQCYACGGVGHVKSDCPSMRGAFGPGQKCFKCGRPGHLARECTVPGFVGAFRGRGGFGGAFGGRPRPPINPDGTPVKCYRCNGENHLARDCLAPRDEAAILASKKCYKCQETGHIARDCTQENVSPPAE, encoded by the exons ATGTT tggagctgctgctgttccCGGATCCCGCCAGGGTTGCTTCAA GTGTGGTAACC TCGGCCACATTGCTGAAAATTGCCAAGCTCCTGGCCGCCTCTGCTACAACTGCAG GGAACCTGGGCACGAGTCGACCAACTGTCCGCAACCCAGGTCTACCGATGGCAAGCAATGCTACGCTTGTGGTGGTGTAGGTCATGTCAAGTCTGACTGTCCTTCTATGCGTGGAGCTTTCGGTCCCGGTCAGAAGTGCTTCAAATGTGGTCGACCTG GCCATTTGGCTCGCGAGTGCACTGTGCCTGGATTCGTCGGTGCTTTCCGGGGCCGTGGCGGTTTTGGCGGTGCTTTTGGTGGCCGCCCTCGACCACCCATTAACCCTGATGGTACTCCTGTCAAATGCTACCGATGCAACGGTGAGAACCACCTTGCTCGAGACTGCCTTGCGCCTAGAGATGAAGCCGCAATCCTTGCCTCCAAGAAGTGCTACAAATGCCAGGAGACCGGCCATATCGCTAG GGACTGCACCCAGGAAAATGTCTCTCCCCCTGCAGAGTAA
- a CDS encoding hypothetical protein (Match to ESTs gb|CF182802.1|CF182802, gb|CF192648.1|CF192648, gb|CF190720.1|CF190720) produces MNFKALFATVALLATAWAEDLTVNSPASVVVCQPVALSWSGGTAPYIVAVIPGGQSSAAALETISDSESGTQVTWNADIDAGTSITFKITDASGSIQYSSPVTIQDGDSSCVSSSSSNSTSAASGSDSSASSSATSSADSTGAAAGGAASGSSAAASDASTAAASGSSTAAASGSSDTASASTSASGSSAASSAADSTAAGSSGSAGTASGSGTAAASAADSTASDSAAVPLAVQIPAVGLAVIGGLAALL; encoded by the exons ATGAACTTCAAGGCTCTCTTTGCCACTGTTGCCCTTCTTGCGACCGCCTGGGCCGAAGATCTTACCGTCAACTCTCCC GCTTCTGTGGTTGTCTGTC AGCCTGTCGCCCTCTCATGGAGCGGTGGTACTGCTCCTTATATCGT CGCCGTTATTCCCGGAGGCCAGTCGTCCGCCGCGGCTCTTGAGACCATCTCTGACAGCGAGTCCGGTACCCAAGTGACTTGGAACGCCGATATTGATGCCGGCACCTCCATTACTTTCAAGATCACCGATGCTAGTGGCTCGATCCAGTACTCATCTCCCGTTACCATCCAGGACGGCGACTCCTCTTGtgtcagcagcagcagtagcAACAGCACCTCTGCTGCTAGCGGTTCGGATTCTAGCGCCAGCTCGTCAGCCACCTCCAGCGCTGACTCAACtggtgctgctgctggtggcgCTGCTTCCGgctcttctgctgctgcctctGACGCTtctactgctgctgcctctGGCTCTTCTACTGCTGCCGCCTCTGGCTCTTCTGACACTGCCTCCGCTTC AACAAGTGCTAGCGGTTCATCTGCTGCATCTTCTGCCGCCGACTCAACTGC CGCCGGTTCTTCTGGCTCTGCCGGGACCGCTTCGGGCTCCGGCaccgctgctgcttctgCCGCTGACAGCACGGCTTCTGATTCTGCTGCAGTGCCTCTTGCCGTCCAGATCCCTGCTGTTGGCCTTGCCGTCATTGGTGGTCTTGCCGCTCTTCTTTAA
- a CDS encoding hypothetical protein (HMMPfam hit to Isy1, Isy1-like splicing family, score: 215.7, E(): 8.9e-62) has translation MARNSEKAQSMLYRFREQQAIDMGIGTRQKGDRRPRMASSCTSLREAERWRGDILRDISRKVSKIQDVALTDYQVRDLNDEINQLFREKRAWENQIINLGGANYRRAAGVMTDDEGREVPGTRGYKYFGRAKELPGVKELFTRSTQQATEESARTASFQMFRHQGPDYYGDEDELDKELIDTEDVEAREGWEDQVRKSASTLGISDETLLPRYPVSISSKLPDASVDPTQLQENEEAPQKSEKALKGTGKSKRKYKGVNDLEEGGQKEEQEEAKKSKTDTSVAINSVAEGQNIASETAVAAAQAQAAAFLGVLDAESLEFPTMPSKDEMAKVLLEVRKQALKEEYGVY, from the exons ATGGCTCGAAACTCTGAAAAGGCGCAGTCCATGCTCTACCGCTTTCGGGAGCAGCAAGCCATTGATATGGGCATAGGCACTCGCCAAAAAGGAGACCGGCGCCCTCGAATGGCCAGTAGCTGTACAAGTCTGAGAGAAgcggagagatggagaggagataTATTGAGGGATATCAGCAGGAAAGTCAGCAAGATACAGGACG TTGCTTTAACGGACTATCAAGTGCGGGACCTCAACGATGAGATCAATCAGCTTTTTCGTGAGAAAAGGGCATGGGAGAACCAGATCATTAATTTGGGCGGCGCCAATTACAGGAGGGCGGCGGGGGTGATgacggatgatgaaggCAGAGAAGTTCCTGGTACAAGAGGTTACAA GTATTTTGGTCGAGCCAAAGAACTCCCAGGCGTTAAAGAGCTGTTTACCCGTTCTACGCAACAAGCAACTGAGGAATCTGCACGCACCGCTTCATTTCAAATGTTCAGACATCAGGGACCTGATTATTatggtgatgaagacgaaCTGGATAAGGAGCTGATTGATACAGAAGATGTGGAAGCTCGAGAAG GATGGGAAGACCAAGTTCGAAAATCAGCCTCTACTCTCGGCATTTCTGACGAGACTCTCCTTCCCCGTTACCCCGTTTCAATATCGTCCAAGCTTCCCGACGCTTCGGTAGACCCGACGCAACTTcaagagaatgaagaagcgCCTCAAAAGAGCGAGAAAGCTTTGAAAGGAACGGGGAAGAGTAAGCGTAAATATAAGGGTGTGAATGacctggaagaagggggtcaaaaggaggagcaagagGAAGCCAAAAAGTCAAAGACGGACACAAGCGTTGCTATCAACAGTGTTGCCGAGGGACAGAACATCGCCTCCGAGACAGCAGTTGCTGCTGCACAAGCGCAAGCTGCAGCATTCCTTGGTGTGCTTGATGCGGAAAGTCTCGAGTTCCCCACAATGCCCAGCAAAGACGAGATGGCGAAAGTACTCTTGGAAGTTAGGAAACAGGCtctgaaggaagagtacGGAGTATATTAA
- a CDS encoding hypothetical protein (Match to ESTs gb|CF188052.1|CF188052, gb|CF188053.1|CF188053, gb|CF186632.1|CF186632; HMMPfam hit to W2, eIF4-gamma/eIF5/eIF2-epsilon, score: 67.5, E(): 3.6e-17) — translation MSHTPTSTSSGNAPTTDKKPSLTGVRIKQRKGQAKATAKFEPEAFRDALLLHLALLPHPITKDALVAKLVQAGSTLEFLKYSEQLFELLFVGGLLQPGGSYLDDKRSPVYILQPDDAPDAFKDGVKGMIEVLKRVMQRYKYLQKPLEENFLPGVLSYLPKWDVKSREKLAEATALLTIELQISSRCLQSLAKEHVVKDNVALNFLTAFIKTYLSRQSIDQFGSTLRRSGLKSILAVFPLQIRDRKHLEAHFREENLQVVNDWYAKLALGEVKDETVQAVERMINDDETSDQIIEALKLQQSERPVSEADLSEWIWLALMGTVDWTARSDQIDTFVISHITRYASILETFCQSAKAQVNLINAVQVYCYTDTRIIKSFVQILKVLYNADVVSDQAIIYWHQKGAKPNGKGHFLKVAEPLVKFLSEQESDSEEE, via the exons ATGTCTCACACGCCAACGTCGACCTCCTCAGGTAATGCTCCGACAACGGATAAAAAACCATCCCTCACCGGAGTAAGGATAAAGCAGAGAAAGGGTCAGGCGAAAGCCACAGCAAAGTTTGAGCCAGAAG CTTTTAGAgacgctcttcttctccatcttgctcttctcccccaCCCCATCACCAAAGACGCCCTTGTTGCAAAGCTAGTGCAAGCTGGCTCCACTCTTGAGTTTTTGAAGTACTCTGAACAGCTATTCGAGCTTCTTTTCGTAGGTGGACTACTGCAACCCGGAGGATCTTATCTCGACGACAAGCGCTCTCCTGTCTACATTTTGCAACCGGACGATGCCCCCGATGCGTTCAAAGATGGTGTGAAAGGTATGATTGAAGTTCTCAAGCGAGTGATGCAAAGGTATAAATACCTTCAAAAGCCACTCGAGGAGAACTTCCTTCCTGGGGTACTTTCTTACCTTCCCAAATGGGACGTCAAGTCTCGTGAAAAGCTCGCTGAAGCAACCGCATTGCTCACTATCGAGTTGCAAATTTCTTCCCGCTGTCTTCAGTCGCTCGCAAAGGAGCACGTCGTGAAGGACAATGTCGCTCTCAACTTTTTGACTGCATTCATCAAGACTTATTTGTCGCGCCAGTCTATCGACCAATTTGGATCCACGCTCAGGAGATCAGGTCTCAAGAGCATTCTTGCCGTGTTCCCTCTACAAATTCGAGACAGAAAGCATCTTGAGGCGCACTTTAGGGAGGAGAACTTACAAGTAGTCAATGATTGGTACGCCAAGTTGGCGTTGGGCGAAGTCAAGGACGAAACTGTACAGGCGGTGGAGAGAATGATCAACGACGATGAGACTTCTGACCAG ATCATTGAAGCCCTCAAGTTACAACAGTCTGAAAGGCCAGTGTCCGAGGCAGATCTTTCTGAATGGATCTGGCTTGCTCTCATGGGTACTGTGGACTGGACTGCTCGTTCTGACCAAATTGACACTTTTGTTATTTCCCATATTACC CGTTACGCCTCTATCCTTGAGACGTTCTGTCAGTCAGCCAAGGCCCAGGTCAACCTTATCAATGCCGTCCAAGTATATTGCTATACAGATACCCGCATTATCAAGTCCTTTGTCCAGATTTTGAAGGTGTTGTACAACGCAGATGTTGTGTCTGACCAGGCTATAATCTATTGGCATCAGAAGGGCGCCAAGCCGAATGGCAAGGGCCATTTTTTGAAGGTTGCAGAACCCCTTGTGAAG TTCCTTTCCGAGCAAGAATCTGactcagaagaagaataa